The Prunus persica cultivar Lovell chromosome G7, Prunus_persica_NCBIv2, whole genome shotgun sequence genome has a segment encoding these proteins:
- the LOC18769250 gene encoding uncharacterized protein LOC18769250 isoform X2 encodes MAGPKGKKQQKRGIDFKKIKRKIGKKLPPAKNATNTEIKSKAIILPEQSVASEKAGLAVNKRGLTLKELLQQTSHYSSKVRKEALLGIKDLFKKYPEELRLHKYAVIEKLRERIGDDDDRVARETLHELFKSVIHAGCKEDNQELFVSLMMPYIFNAMTHLAIDVRLMAFTFLELVIQYHPPSFFLYAEKILQNFEDILRRNQFYLEDKKKLKTALAGLGQCLLLLPCNKREVSSLEKNDAGQRMLHAFEPDLPAKSAGCSVIIPKLKDLVPVLVNCFQDFIPEVQRGSLLDQQSFDCMLSILHSINLAVKFFFYMTDEGKLESRPSQEGLDVTMLTISMTLLKKLLVLFPLNMTNQLSERDDVEYFGLNAELTEIFLYLSKWICPPAILLEKVLEFLENSLRRKICPDTRIGKALEKREKWKKREKKEKQERQEKQLKHLISLLPFVPKLVSQVPDDWKYRLLQAFTEAFKDCNHVSPLKLACLSIMEEMLVPRQDVLYLDPSVPEILDFQIAWIRELPMLLILMGDKNPSCSQVVLHLLLRLGQRSLMNSSFAWEYDNMQFSLQPFFSNQNDGDSPFVKLPRDSQELSLCCLFYFSHLDSLLLKSIADCCLCPHLEHHVLFRIIEVLHSSYKSGHIQIADHISFLITLLSSFSVFPEEFIESDVNISKESDVTISKESDVIILNRKALKSLTRIVQSCLSEMGDNSLVFQMLEKVILEQMSQIPPLDNLCAMLRMLITLDSKATIISQQAFISLGNILPWYLIDIVHCTAEEDKKVPGSICSSACCYYLTPCFVLFDKSHELLNVVLKTLGSWITKSSLACLTPDQIRSTTEISSRVDAVVSVLQLMHKDDKIWQIISSFKAEIDCILESIIVLQSSKEISMTIEERHMVQCALGRLRTLHSGMQSV; translated from the exons ATGGCAGGCCCTAAGGGAAAGAAGCAGCAAAAGCGCGGTATCGACTTCAAA AAAATAAAGCGAAAGATTGGTAAAAAATTGCCACCAGCAAAGAATGCTACAAATACTGAAATTAAATCCAAAG CAATTATTCTTCCCGAGCAGAGTGTGGCATCGGAGAAGGCAGGATTAGCAGTGAATAAGAGAGGTTTAACATTGAAAGAACTTCTTCAGCAAACATCCCATTACAGCTCAAAAGTTCGTAAAg AGGCATTGTTGGGTATTAAGGATTTATTCAAAAAGTATCCAGAAGAGTTGAGGCTGCACAAGTATGCTGTTATTGAAAAGCTGCGAGAACGCATTGGCGATGATGATGATAGAGTAGCTCGAGAAACACTACATGAACTTTTTAAGTCAGTAATTCACGCTGGTTGTAAGGag GATAATCAAGAGCTTTTCGTTTCCTTGATGATGCCCTACATATTTAATGCAATGACACATTTAGCTATCGATGTTCGGTTGATGGCTTTCACATTTTTGGAGCTTGTCATCCAGTACCATCcaccttcctttttcttgtatGCTGAAAAG ATTCTTCAAAACTTTGAGGATATTCTGCGGCGGAACCAGTTTTATTTAGAGGATAAGAAGAAGCTCAAGACTGCTCTTGCCGGGTTGGGGCAATGCTTGTTGCTGTTGCCATGTAACAAGAGAGAAGTCAGCTCATTAGAAAAG AATGATGCTGGACAAAGGATGCTGCATGCTTTTGAGCCCGATTTGCCCGCAAAATCTGCTG GATGTTCTGTCATCATCCCAAAACTAAAAGACCTTGTGCCAGTTCTAGTCAATTGTTTCCAAGATTTTATTCCTGAAGTTCAGAGGGGTTCACTTCTTGATCAACAATCATTTGATTGTATGTTGTCCATACTTCACAGTATCAACCTTGCAGTGAAGTTCTTTTTCTATATGACTGATGAGGGTAAATTGGAATCACGACCTTCTCAAGAAGGGCTTGATGTGACTATGTTGACTATCTCTATGACACTATTGAAGAAGTTACTAGTATTGTTTCCCCTTAACATGACAAATCAACTTTCAGAAAGG GATGATGTTGAATATTTTGGCTTGAATGCTGAGTTGACAGAAATATTTTTGTACTTAAGCAAATGGATCTGCCCTCCTGCTATTTTATTGGAAAAAGTTTTAGAATTTCTGGAAAATTCTCTGCGTCGAAAG ATCTGCCCTGACACACGTATTGGTAAAGCTTTGGAGAAGCGGGAGAAGTGGAAGAAGCgggagaagaaggagaagcagGAGAGGCAGGAGAAGCAGCTGAAGCATTTAATTTCacttcttccttttgttcCAAAACTTGTTTCCCAAGTGCCAGATGACTGGAAGTATCGCCTTCTTCAG GCTTTTACTGAGGCATTCAAGGACTGCAATCATGTGTCCCCTTTGAAGTTGGCTTGCCTTTCCATTATGGAAGAGATGCTAGTTCCT AGACAAGACGTGCTGTACCTGGATCCTAGTGTTCCTGAGATATTAGACTTTCAGATTGCCTGGATAAGAGAGCTTCCTATGTTGCTGATCCTGATGGGTGATAAAAACCCATCCTGTTCCCAG GTTGTGTTGCACCTTCTACTTCGCCTGGGACAACGTTCATTAATGAACTCTTCCTTTGCATGGGAATATGACAACATGCAATTCTCACTGCAACCATTTTTCAGCAATCAAAATGATG GAGATAGTCCCTTTGTAAAGCTTCCCAGAGATTCTCAGGAACTCTCTCTTTGCTGCCTGTTTTATTTCTCTCATTTGGATTCACTTTTGCTGAAGTCAATAGCTGATTGTTGCCTTT GTCCACATCTGGAACATCATGTATTATTTCGAATCATAGAGGTCCTGCATTCATCTTATAAATCTGGGCATATCCAGATTGCTGATCACATTAGTTTCCTTATCACCTTGCTCTCCAGTTTCAGTGTTTTCCCAG AAGAATTTATAGAGAGTGATGTGAATATCTCAAAAGAGAGTGATGTGACTATCTCAAAAGAGAGTGATGTGATTATCTTAAATCGGAAGGCTTTGAAGTCACTCACTCGCATTGTTCAGTCATGCCTGTCAGAGATGGGTGATAATTCTCTTGTTTTTCAGATGCTAGAGAAAGTGATACTTGAGCAAATG TCACAAATTCCTCCTCTAGACAATCTTTGTGCTATGCTTAGGATGCTTATTACACTGGACTCTAAAGCCACAATAATTTCTCAACAAGCTTTTATAAGCCTAGGCAATATCCTTCCGTGGTATCTGATAGACATTGTGCAt TGCACTGCTGAAGAGGATAAGAAGGTCCCGGGTTCCATTTGTTCAAGTGCATGCTGTTATTATCTTACTCCTTGCTTTGtcttatttgataaaagtcACGAACTTCTGAATGTTGTATTGAAAACATTGGGGTCATGGATAACTAAAAGTAGTTTGGCATGTTTAACTCCTGATCAAATCCGCTCCACAACAGAAATTTCAAGTAGGGTAGATGCGGTCGTTTCCGTGCTTCAATTGATGCACAAGGATGACAAAATTTGGCAAATCATATCTTCATTCAAGGCGGAGATTGACTGTATCTTGGAAAGCATCATCGTTTTACAG TCCTCGAAAGAAATCAGCATGACCATCGAAGAAAGGCACATGGTGCAATGTGCACTTGGTCGACTAAGGACATTGCATAGTGGCATGCAGTCAGTCTAG
- the LOC18769250 gene encoding uncharacterized protein LOC18769250 isoform X1 yields the protein MAGPKGKKQQKRGIDFKKIKRKIGKKLPPAKNATNTEIKSKAIILPEQSVASEKAGLAVNKRGLTLKELLQQTSHYSSKVRKEALLGIKDLFKKYPEELRLHKYAVIEKLRERIGDDDDRVARETLHELFKSVIHAGCKEDNQELFVSLMMPYIFNAMTHLAIDVRLMAFTFLELVIQYHPPSFFLYAEKILQNFEDILRRNQFYLEDKKKLKTALAGLGQCLLLLPCNKREVSSLEKNDAGQRMLHAFEPDLPAKSAGCSVIIPKLKDLVPVLVNCFQDFIPEVQRGSLLDQQSFDCMLSILHSINLAVKFFFYMTDEGKLESRPSQEGLDVTMLTISMTLLKKLLVLFPLNMTNQLSERDDVEYFGLNAELTEIFLYLSKWICPPAILLEKVLEFLENSLRRKICPDTRIGKALEKREKWKKREKKEKQERQEKQLKHLISLLPFVPKLVSQVPDDWKYRLLQAFTEAFKDCNHVSPLKLACLSIMEEMLVPRQDVLYLDPSVPEILDFQIAWIRELPMLLILMGDKNPSCSQVVLHLLLRLGQRSLMNSSFAWEYDNMQFSLQPFFSNQNDGDSPFVKLPRDSQELSLCCLFYFSHLDSLLLKSIADCCLCPHLEHHVLFRIIEVLHSSYKSGHIQIADHISFLITLLSSFSVFPGTSDKKEFIESDVNISKESDVTISKESDVIILNRKALKSLTRIVQSCLSEMGDNSLVFQMLEKVILEQMSQIPPLDNLCAMLRMLITLDSKATIISQQAFISLGNILPWYLIDIVHCTAEEDKKVPGSICSSACCYYLTPCFVLFDKSHELLNVVLKTLGSWITKSSLACLTPDQIRSTTEISSRVDAVVSVLQLMHKDDKIWQIISSFKAEIDCILESIIVLQSSKEISMTIEERHMVQCALGRLRTLHSGMQSV from the exons ATGGCAGGCCCTAAGGGAAAGAAGCAGCAAAAGCGCGGTATCGACTTCAAA AAAATAAAGCGAAAGATTGGTAAAAAATTGCCACCAGCAAAGAATGCTACAAATACTGAAATTAAATCCAAAG CAATTATTCTTCCCGAGCAGAGTGTGGCATCGGAGAAGGCAGGATTAGCAGTGAATAAGAGAGGTTTAACATTGAAAGAACTTCTTCAGCAAACATCCCATTACAGCTCAAAAGTTCGTAAAg AGGCATTGTTGGGTATTAAGGATTTATTCAAAAAGTATCCAGAAGAGTTGAGGCTGCACAAGTATGCTGTTATTGAAAAGCTGCGAGAACGCATTGGCGATGATGATGATAGAGTAGCTCGAGAAACACTACATGAACTTTTTAAGTCAGTAATTCACGCTGGTTGTAAGGag GATAATCAAGAGCTTTTCGTTTCCTTGATGATGCCCTACATATTTAATGCAATGACACATTTAGCTATCGATGTTCGGTTGATGGCTTTCACATTTTTGGAGCTTGTCATCCAGTACCATCcaccttcctttttcttgtatGCTGAAAAG ATTCTTCAAAACTTTGAGGATATTCTGCGGCGGAACCAGTTTTATTTAGAGGATAAGAAGAAGCTCAAGACTGCTCTTGCCGGGTTGGGGCAATGCTTGTTGCTGTTGCCATGTAACAAGAGAGAAGTCAGCTCATTAGAAAAG AATGATGCTGGACAAAGGATGCTGCATGCTTTTGAGCCCGATTTGCCCGCAAAATCTGCTG GATGTTCTGTCATCATCCCAAAACTAAAAGACCTTGTGCCAGTTCTAGTCAATTGTTTCCAAGATTTTATTCCTGAAGTTCAGAGGGGTTCACTTCTTGATCAACAATCATTTGATTGTATGTTGTCCATACTTCACAGTATCAACCTTGCAGTGAAGTTCTTTTTCTATATGACTGATGAGGGTAAATTGGAATCACGACCTTCTCAAGAAGGGCTTGATGTGACTATGTTGACTATCTCTATGACACTATTGAAGAAGTTACTAGTATTGTTTCCCCTTAACATGACAAATCAACTTTCAGAAAGG GATGATGTTGAATATTTTGGCTTGAATGCTGAGTTGACAGAAATATTTTTGTACTTAAGCAAATGGATCTGCCCTCCTGCTATTTTATTGGAAAAAGTTTTAGAATTTCTGGAAAATTCTCTGCGTCGAAAG ATCTGCCCTGACACACGTATTGGTAAAGCTTTGGAGAAGCGGGAGAAGTGGAAGAAGCgggagaagaaggagaagcagGAGAGGCAGGAGAAGCAGCTGAAGCATTTAATTTCacttcttccttttgttcCAAAACTTGTTTCCCAAGTGCCAGATGACTGGAAGTATCGCCTTCTTCAG GCTTTTACTGAGGCATTCAAGGACTGCAATCATGTGTCCCCTTTGAAGTTGGCTTGCCTTTCCATTATGGAAGAGATGCTAGTTCCT AGACAAGACGTGCTGTACCTGGATCCTAGTGTTCCTGAGATATTAGACTTTCAGATTGCCTGGATAAGAGAGCTTCCTATGTTGCTGATCCTGATGGGTGATAAAAACCCATCCTGTTCCCAG GTTGTGTTGCACCTTCTACTTCGCCTGGGACAACGTTCATTAATGAACTCTTCCTTTGCATGGGAATATGACAACATGCAATTCTCACTGCAACCATTTTTCAGCAATCAAAATGATG GAGATAGTCCCTTTGTAAAGCTTCCCAGAGATTCTCAGGAACTCTCTCTTTGCTGCCTGTTTTATTTCTCTCATTTGGATTCACTTTTGCTGAAGTCAATAGCTGATTGTTGCCTTT GTCCACATCTGGAACATCATGTATTATTTCGAATCATAGAGGTCCTGCATTCATCTTATAAATCTGGGCATATCCAGATTGCTGATCACATTAGTTTCCTTATCACCTTGCTCTCCAGTTTCAGTGTTTTCCCAGGTACATCTGACAAAA AAGAATTTATAGAGAGTGATGTGAATATCTCAAAAGAGAGTGATGTGACTATCTCAAAAGAGAGTGATGTGATTATCTTAAATCGGAAGGCTTTGAAGTCACTCACTCGCATTGTTCAGTCATGCCTGTCAGAGATGGGTGATAATTCTCTTGTTTTTCAGATGCTAGAGAAAGTGATACTTGAGCAAATG TCACAAATTCCTCCTCTAGACAATCTTTGTGCTATGCTTAGGATGCTTATTACACTGGACTCTAAAGCCACAATAATTTCTCAACAAGCTTTTATAAGCCTAGGCAATATCCTTCCGTGGTATCTGATAGACATTGTGCAt TGCACTGCTGAAGAGGATAAGAAGGTCCCGGGTTCCATTTGTTCAAGTGCATGCTGTTATTATCTTACTCCTTGCTTTGtcttatttgataaaagtcACGAACTTCTGAATGTTGTATTGAAAACATTGGGGTCATGGATAACTAAAAGTAGTTTGGCATGTTTAACTCCTGATCAAATCCGCTCCACAACAGAAATTTCAAGTAGGGTAGATGCGGTCGTTTCCGTGCTTCAATTGATGCACAAGGATGACAAAATTTGGCAAATCATATCTTCATTCAAGGCGGAGATTGACTGTATCTTGGAAAGCATCATCGTTTTACAG TCCTCGAAAGAAATCAGCATGACCATCGAAGAAAGGCACATGGTGCAATGTGCACTTGGTCGACTAAGGACATTGCATAGTGGCATGCAGTCAGTCTAG
- the LOC18769250 gene encoding uncharacterized protein LOC18769250 isoform X3, producing MAGPKGKKQQKRGIDFKKIKRKIGKKLPPAKNATNTEIKSKAIILPEQSVASEKAGLAVNKRGLTLKELLQQTSHYSSKVRKEALLGIKDLFKKYPEELRLHKYAVIEKLRERIGDDDDRVARETLHELFKSVIHAGCKEDNQELFVSLMMPYIFNAMTHLAIDVRLMAFTFLELVIQYHPPSFFLYAEKILQNFEDILRRNQFYLEDKKKLKTALAGLGQCLLLLPCNKREVSSLEKNDAGQRMLHAFEPDLPAKSAGCSVIIPKLKDLVPVLVNCFQDFIPEVQRGSLLDQQSFDCMLSILHSINLAVKFFFYMTDEGKLESRPSQEGLDVTMLTISMTLLKKLLVLFPLNMTNQLSERDDVEYFGLNAELTEIFLYLSKWICPPAILLEKVLEFLENSLRRKICPDTRIGKALEKREKWKKREKKEKQERQEKQLKHLISLLPFVPKLVSQVPDDWKYRLLQAFTEAFKDCNHVSPLKLACLSIMEEMLVPRQDVLYLDPSVPEILDFQIAWIRELPMLLILMGDKNPSCSQVVLHLLLRLGQRSLMNSSFAWEYDNMQFSLQPFFSNQNDGDSPFVKLPRDSQELSLCCLFYFSHLDSLLLKSIADCCLCPHLEHHVLFRIIEVLHSSYKSGHIQIADHISFLITLLSSFSVFPGTSDKKEFIESDVNISKESDVTISKESDVIILNRKALKSLTRIVQSCLSEMGDNSLVFQMLEKVILEQMSQIPPLDNLCAMLRMLITLDSKATIISQQAFISLGNILPWYLIDIVHKFQVG from the exons ATGGCAGGCCCTAAGGGAAAGAAGCAGCAAAAGCGCGGTATCGACTTCAAA AAAATAAAGCGAAAGATTGGTAAAAAATTGCCACCAGCAAAGAATGCTACAAATACTGAAATTAAATCCAAAG CAATTATTCTTCCCGAGCAGAGTGTGGCATCGGAGAAGGCAGGATTAGCAGTGAATAAGAGAGGTTTAACATTGAAAGAACTTCTTCAGCAAACATCCCATTACAGCTCAAAAGTTCGTAAAg AGGCATTGTTGGGTATTAAGGATTTATTCAAAAAGTATCCAGAAGAGTTGAGGCTGCACAAGTATGCTGTTATTGAAAAGCTGCGAGAACGCATTGGCGATGATGATGATAGAGTAGCTCGAGAAACACTACATGAACTTTTTAAGTCAGTAATTCACGCTGGTTGTAAGGag GATAATCAAGAGCTTTTCGTTTCCTTGATGATGCCCTACATATTTAATGCAATGACACATTTAGCTATCGATGTTCGGTTGATGGCTTTCACATTTTTGGAGCTTGTCATCCAGTACCATCcaccttcctttttcttgtatGCTGAAAAG ATTCTTCAAAACTTTGAGGATATTCTGCGGCGGAACCAGTTTTATTTAGAGGATAAGAAGAAGCTCAAGACTGCTCTTGCCGGGTTGGGGCAATGCTTGTTGCTGTTGCCATGTAACAAGAGAGAAGTCAGCTCATTAGAAAAG AATGATGCTGGACAAAGGATGCTGCATGCTTTTGAGCCCGATTTGCCCGCAAAATCTGCTG GATGTTCTGTCATCATCCCAAAACTAAAAGACCTTGTGCCAGTTCTAGTCAATTGTTTCCAAGATTTTATTCCTGAAGTTCAGAGGGGTTCACTTCTTGATCAACAATCATTTGATTGTATGTTGTCCATACTTCACAGTATCAACCTTGCAGTGAAGTTCTTTTTCTATATGACTGATGAGGGTAAATTGGAATCACGACCTTCTCAAGAAGGGCTTGATGTGACTATGTTGACTATCTCTATGACACTATTGAAGAAGTTACTAGTATTGTTTCCCCTTAACATGACAAATCAACTTTCAGAAAGG GATGATGTTGAATATTTTGGCTTGAATGCTGAGTTGACAGAAATATTTTTGTACTTAAGCAAATGGATCTGCCCTCCTGCTATTTTATTGGAAAAAGTTTTAGAATTTCTGGAAAATTCTCTGCGTCGAAAG ATCTGCCCTGACACACGTATTGGTAAAGCTTTGGAGAAGCGGGAGAAGTGGAAGAAGCgggagaagaaggagaagcagGAGAGGCAGGAGAAGCAGCTGAAGCATTTAATTTCacttcttccttttgttcCAAAACTTGTTTCCCAAGTGCCAGATGACTGGAAGTATCGCCTTCTTCAG GCTTTTACTGAGGCATTCAAGGACTGCAATCATGTGTCCCCTTTGAAGTTGGCTTGCCTTTCCATTATGGAAGAGATGCTAGTTCCT AGACAAGACGTGCTGTACCTGGATCCTAGTGTTCCTGAGATATTAGACTTTCAGATTGCCTGGATAAGAGAGCTTCCTATGTTGCTGATCCTGATGGGTGATAAAAACCCATCCTGTTCCCAG GTTGTGTTGCACCTTCTACTTCGCCTGGGACAACGTTCATTAATGAACTCTTCCTTTGCATGGGAATATGACAACATGCAATTCTCACTGCAACCATTTTTCAGCAATCAAAATGATG GAGATAGTCCCTTTGTAAAGCTTCCCAGAGATTCTCAGGAACTCTCTCTTTGCTGCCTGTTTTATTTCTCTCATTTGGATTCACTTTTGCTGAAGTCAATAGCTGATTGTTGCCTTT GTCCACATCTGGAACATCATGTATTATTTCGAATCATAGAGGTCCTGCATTCATCTTATAAATCTGGGCATATCCAGATTGCTGATCACATTAGTTTCCTTATCACCTTGCTCTCCAGTTTCAGTGTTTTCCCAGGTACATCTGACAAAA AAGAATTTATAGAGAGTGATGTGAATATCTCAAAAGAGAGTGATGTGACTATCTCAAAAGAGAGTGATGTGATTATCTTAAATCGGAAGGCTTTGAAGTCACTCACTCGCATTGTTCAGTCATGCCTGTCAGAGATGGGTGATAATTCTCTTGTTTTTCAGATGCTAGAGAAAGTGATACTTGAGCAAATG TCACAAATTCCTCCTCTAGACAATCTTTGTGCTATGCTTAGGATGCTTATTACACTGGACTCTAAAGCCACAATAATTTCTCAACAAGCTTTTATAAGCCTAGGCAATATCCTTCCGTGGTATCTGATAGACATTGTGCAt AAATTTCAAGTAGGGTAG